Proteins co-encoded in one Leptodactylus fuscus isolate aLepFus1 chromosome 4, aLepFus1.hap2, whole genome shotgun sequence genomic window:
- the ZNF706 gene encoding zinc finger protein 706 — protein sequence MARGHQKIQSQQKNAKKQAEQKKKQGHDQKAAAKAALVYTCSVCRTQMPDPKTFKQHFESKHPKVPLPPELVGVEA from the exons ATGGCTCGAGGACATCAGAAGATCCAATCTCAACAGAAAAACGCAAAGAAGCAAGCAGAACAGAAGAAGAAACAAGGACACGATCAGAAAGCTGCCGCTAAAGCCGCTCTAgtatacacctgttctgtgtgcCGG ACACAAATGCCAGATCCCAAaaccttcaagcagcactttgaGAGCAAACATCCGAAGGTTCCCCTTCCCCCAGAGCTGGTCGGTGTGGAAGCCTAA